The genome window TTGAGGCACAAATTTGCCAAAAATTACATCCAGCACTGCCCTGTCGTTTGCGCCAAAGTTCGCCAGTAAGGCAACACTTTGTTCTGCAATCTCAGGGATAACCGACGGACGTTCCAGATAAATATCAACAATCGTGGGGACGCGGCTCATTACGTCTAAAATATGTTCCTTCTCCCTACCTTGGAAATCCAGATCCCCGGCATGGAAATAACTTTCCAATAAACCTTTGCGTTTCTCATACGGAGCATTCAGGCGTAGGATGGCAATATCTGCATTAGCCAGATTATTGACCACCCGTCCATACCGGCTGGCGGTTTCAGGATTAATATTCTCAACATAAATCTTCAACTCACCCTTGAGCGGAAGAATTCCTTCCTCATTTTTCAACAAGACGATGGACTTGCGCTGGGCGAGTTCCCCTACCTTGCGAAATTCGGGGTTGCCAACGGTTTGTTCAGCGATATCAGGATCAACGTAAGGGTTGTCGAATAATCCCAGGCGGAATTTATCTCGCAGCAGGCGGCGAACGGATTGGTCAAGGCGCTCCTCCTTGACCCTGCCACTGCGAACCAGTTCCACAATGACTTTGGGACACGCTTCTCCTCCGAACTGATCCACACCCGCCTCAATCGCCTTTTGAATGCGCCCAGCCGCCGAGAGATGCTCCACCCCCCAGGCTTTGGCAGGAATAATTTCGCGCCCCATCACCTTGACCGGGTTGATGAGCATCCAATCGGTGCAGACCACGCCATCGAAACCATATTTCTCACGTAGTAAGCCGGCAATAACATCTTTGTTAAAACCGAAACCAACTTTCTCAAACGGAAGACCAACCGGCATCCCATAGTAGGGCATGATTTGTGCTGTGCCAGCCTTGAAGGCCGCTTCAAACGGTTTTAAGTGGTATTCAAATCGATTACCCGGATAGACCTGTTCCTTGCCGTAAGGGAAATGCGCATCCTCGCCATCCTTCTGCGGACCCGCGCCCGGGAAGTGCTTGGTCATACAGGCAACGCTTTGCGCTCCCAATTGCTCGCCCTGAAAGCCGCGGATGTAAGCGGCAATCATCTCGGACGCAAGGTTGGCATCTTCGCCAAACGTGCCGTTTGCCCGACCCCAGCGCGGGTCCGTTGCGAGGTCTGCCATTGGGTGCAGGGCCAGGCGAATACCGACTGCCAGGTATTCCTGCCGGGCGATATCGGCGAATTGTTGAACCAATTCAACATCGCGGGCAGCGGCAAGTCCAATCTGCTCAGGGAATTGAGAGAACTTGCCCGCCATCATGCTCGTCGCCGGATTCTGAGTGAAAGCATGGCGGGGATCGGAGGAAATCGTGATGGGGATGCCTAAGCGGGTTTGCTCCGCCAACTTCTGAATACGGTTATACCATTCTGCCATCTGGCGCGGCTCAGCAGTTCGGAGCACGTTGAAGTGATTCATGAGCCGACTGGCGATCAGGTCGGATGACTGCGGCATGGGAATGATGCCGCCTTTCTCCTGCAAAGTGCCGTCATTATTCATGCCGATCATGGTTTGGAACATGATGCCCGCTTTTTCTTCCAGAGTCATCTGTGTCAGAAGATCTTCCACCCGATCTTCAATGGGACGGCGCGGGTCTTCGTAGGGATCAAGCTTTCCGTTCTTGTTCAAATCCCGGAATACGATCCCGTCTTCTCGCAGGAGAGGAGCTTCTCCTCCCAGGAGGGATAGGTTATGTTGGGTGTTAATCTCTGGTTGGATTTCCCGCCTGTAATATACAATATAGACGAGAACAAAAAGCCCGGCGAGTATGATTAATATTTTCATTAACACCTTCTGTTTTTAATATAAAACTAACAGCGAATAATATCATTTTCTATAACGGGATTCTGGTTTCGCATTCCGAGCATATGCTATATTGCGGGAATACCCATCTTGCCCAGCCATCCAGCAGCGCATTTCCTGTAAAAAAGCCAGGGGTGGTTGAGTTCCTTCCCCACAAAAGAAACCAGACTGTCACCTTCCGACATTTTTCACAATAGTGATCAAAACTATTTGAGCAATTCAATGCCTTTGATGCCCACATATCATTAGAAGGTTTTCCGGGCATTATCGTTTTACCCGCAGATACAACTTTCCCTTTATTATGTATGATCATTTTGTGCTCCCTGTGAGCCGATAATATCCTCCAGCCACCTGAGTTGACCTTGAAAGCGATAAAGATAATACTGAAGTAAGAGTTGGCGGGTTTTTTCCCTTTTATCCAATAAAGCCTGCGTCTTTTTTATCCTGCTAATCATTTTATTTACAAACACTCGACGCCTGTTGATAATCTGACGTTGTTTACTTTTTTCCAGGACGTCAAGCGCGTTCACGACCAGTGTGAAGTCTCGTTGTTGTTCCATTAAACTATTGATTTCGATGAGGAGGTAATCCCTCAAAAACTGGCGGCCTGCTTCCGTAATATGATAGATACGTTTGAGATCGCCTGGATTGCGAATCCATTTGATCAGACCCTGACGTTGCAGGCGTTGTATTTCGCGATAAATTCCTTCAGAATTAACTTCTGCCCACTCCAAATTAGATGTGAATTTTCGGTATTCGGACAACTGCTGGGATGTCATCGCCACATGGCTCAGACATCCCAAGATATACAAGGCTTCGTTTGAGATGGGTGTGTACATTACTGTCATCTTTGTATTCCTTGAAAAGCTTTAACAATCGCTGGCAGAACAGTCGCCACATCCGCATGGATAATGACATCAGCAACCTGGTCTAGCAAAGTGGGCGATTGGTTGACGATAACCAGATTTAAGCCTCTCAAATATGCGTTATCAACCAGTGTCGAAGAAGGCCCTCCTGCCAGGGATGTTCCGGCAACCAACAAAATGTCAGAACGACGGATTGCCTGTTGGGCTGCCAGCATTGCCCGAACTGGCAGTTGTTCCCCAGTCAGGATGACGTTTGGCTTCATTGCTCCCCCGCATTCTTTGCAGCGCGGAACGATGCCATCGGATAAAAATTGATCCAGTAGAGGACGAAATGGCTTGACGTTGTAACACTGTATACATGTGGCTTCAGCCAATGAGCCGTGAACTTCGATGACGTTTTTCGAACCGGCCCGCTGGTGCAGCATGTCAGCGTTTTGGGTAATGACAGCCTGAATGATTCCCCTGGCTTCCAGTTCAGCCAAAGCGTAGTGGGCGGCATTTGGTTCGGCAGTGATCATATCCTGGAAGAGAGGCTTCATGCGCTCGTAGAAGGTCCGAGGGTCGCGTCCGAATGCCTGAATGGTGCCAGCCTGCGTCTCGTCCGCTCCGGCAGCCTCCAGGCACGCCCACAGACCTGTCTTCGGACTGCGGAAATCGGGAATGCCGGACGGCGTGGATATTCCCGCGCCTGTGAAGGCGACCGCCGCCCGGCTTTCTGCAAGTAGTTTCGTTGCGTTCTGGATTAGGGAGGCTTCCGCCATCACACTCCTGGTACAGGGTAAAAGCCCAACCCCAGGGTTCCCGGCCCGGCGTGCGTGCCGATCACCGGCCCGGCTTCGGCAATCACCAGTTCTGCGCAATTGAATTTCGCCTTGACCTGTTCCCCAAGTTCACGCGCTTCCACGTCTGCCTCACAATGCAGAACGGCGAAATGGGCTTCTGATGCACCGACTTTTTCTTCCACCAATTCCAGAAGGCGGGCAATCGCGCGCTTGCGCGTACGCACACGTTCCAACGGCTCGATGCGT of Anaerolineales bacterium contains these proteins:
- a CDS encoding helix-turn-helix transcriptional regulator; translated protein: MYTPISNEALYILGCLSHVAMTSQQLSEYRKFTSNLEWAEVNSEGIYREIQRLQRQGLIKWIRNPGDLKRIYHITEAGRQFLRDYLLIEINSLMEQQRDFTLVVNALDVLEKSKQRQIINRRRVFVNKMISRIKKTQALLDKREKTRQLLLQYYLYRFQGQLRWLEDIIGSQGAQNDHT
- a CDS encoding glycoside hydrolase family 3 N-terminal domain-containing protein, producing MKILIILAGLFVLVYIVYYRREIQPEINTQHNLSLLGGEAPLLREDGIVFRDLNKNGKLDPYEDPRRPIEDRVEDLLTQMTLEEKAGIMFQTMIGMNNDGTLQEKGGIIPMPQSSDLIASRLMNHFNVLRTAEPRQMAEWYNRIQKLAEQTRLGIPITISSDPRHAFTQNPATSMMAGKFSQFPEQIGLAAARDVELVQQFADIARQEYLAVGIRLALHPMADLATDPRWGRANGTFGEDANLASEMIAAYIRGFQGEQLGAQSVACMTKHFPGAGPQKDGEDAHFPYGKEQVYPGNRFEYHLKPFEAAFKAGTAQIMPYYGMPVGLPFEKVGFGFNKDVIAGLLREKYGFDGVVCTDWMLINPVKVMGREIIPAKAWGVEHLSAAGRIQKAIEAGVDQFGGEACPKVIVELVRSGRVKEERLDQSVRRLLRDKFRLGLFDNPYVDPDIAEQTVGNPEFRKVGELAQRKSIVLLKNEEGILPLKGELKIYVENINPETASRYGRVVNNLANADIAILRLNAPYEKRKGLLESYFHAGDLDFQGREKEHILDVMSRVPTIVDIYLERPSVIPEIAEQSVALLANFGANDRAVLDVIFGKFVPQGKLPFELPASMEAVRRQKEDVPYDSENPLFPFGHGLTY
- a CDS encoding NAD-dependent protein deacylase, which translates into the protein MAEASLIQNATKLLAESRAAVAFTGAGISTPSGIPDFRSPKTGLWACLEAAGADETQAGTIQAFGRDPRTFYERMKPLFQDMITAEPNAAHYALAELEARGIIQAVITQNADMLHQRAGSKNVIEVHGSLAEATCIQCYNVKPFRPLLDQFLSDGIVPRCKECGGAMKPNVILTGEQLPVRAMLAAQQAIRRSDILLVAGTSLAGGPSSTLVDNAYLRGLNLVIVNQSPTLLDQVADVIIHADVATVLPAIVKAFQGIQR